A single window of Caldimicrobium thiodismutans DNA harbors:
- the tpiA gene encoding triose-phosphate isomerase: MRKALFLGNWKMHHTILETKSYFEKFLRLLLKHNFSDRTVGIAPPFTSLFYVHSLLKETPVKLCAQNAHFEEKGPFTGEISPLMLKELEVEYVILGHSERRHLFGEGDELIQRRVEGVYRAGLVPILCVGETLNERKEGKTFERVETQLKKGLAGLKEINPERIVIAYEPVWAIGTGVNATPSQAEEVHNFIRGLLEELYDEERAKRIRILYGGSVTPENVNELMREPNIDGVLVGGASLDPEKFFKICSINL, encoded by the coding sequence ATGCGAAAGGCCCTTTTTCTTGGTAACTGGAAAATGCACCACACTATTCTTGAGACAAAATCCTATTTTGAAAAATTTTTACGCCTCCTTTTAAAGCATAATTTTTCAGACAGAACTGTAGGCATAGCTCCACCTTTTACCAGTCTTTTTTATGTCCATTCCCTTCTCAAGGAAACCCCTGTAAAACTCTGTGCCCAAAATGCTCATTTTGAAGAAAAAGGGCCTTTTACAGGTGAGATCTCCCCTTTAATGCTTAAGGAGCTTGAAGTGGAATATGTTATTCTCGGTCACTCGGAAAGAAGACATCTCTTTGGTGAGGGAGATGAACTTATCCAAAGAAGGGTTGAAGGAGTTTACAGGGCAGGTCTCGTTCCCATTCTTTGTGTAGGAGAGACTTTAAATGAGAGAAAAGAGGGGAAAACCTTTGAAAGGGTAGAAACCCAGTTAAAAAAGGGACTTGCTGGCTTAAAGGAGATTAATCCAGAAAGAATTGTAATTGCCTATGAACCGGTCTGGGCTATTGGAACTGGCGTTAATGCAACCCCTTCACAGGCAGAAGAAGTGCATAATTTTATTCGGGGGCTCTTAGAAGAGCTTTATGATGAGGAAAGGGCCAAAAGAATTCGCATACTTTATGGAGGGAGCGTTACTCCTGAAAATGTCAATGAGCTAATGAGAGAACCTAATATAGATGGGGTTCTTGTGGGAGGAGCCTCTCTGGATCCCGAAAAATTTTTTAAGATTTGCTCTATAAATCTTTAA
- a CDS encoding NADH-quinone oxidoreductase subunit B, with protein MGIEKLTSEVAPKVRQIPGTPVIISPLDEIFNWARASSIWPMTFGLACCAIEMMATGASHFDLDRFGIIFRATPRQADCIIVAGTVTKKMAPAVKRVYEQMPEPKYVIAMGSCACSGGIFKTYSTVQGVDEFLPVDVYIPGCPPRPEALIFGLLKLQEKMKKERGRWGFWR; from the coding sequence ATGGGAATAGAGAAATTAACCTCTGAGGTTGCCCCCAAGGTTAGACAGATTCCTGGAACACCAGTTATTATTTCTCCATTGGATGAGATCTTTAACTGGGCAAGGGCAAGTTCTATCTGGCCTATGACCTTTGGGCTTGCTTGTTGTGCTATTGAAATGATGGCTACAGGAGCCAGTCATTTTGACTTAGATAGATTTGGAATAATTTTTAGAGCGACACCTCGTCAGGCAGATTGTATTATTGTTGCAGGAACTGTTACTAAAAAGATGGCCCCGGCAGTTAAAAGGGTCTACGAGCAGATGCCAGAGCCAAAGTATGTAATTGCCATGGGGAGTTGTGCCTGTTCAGGGGGAATTTTTAAGACCTATTCCACAGTTCAAGGGGTAGATGAGTTTCTGCCAGTAGATGTTTATATACCAGGGTGTCCTCCAAGACCAGAGGCCTTAATTTTTGGTTTGCTTAAGCTTCAGGAAAAGATGAAAAAAGAAAGAGGAAGATGGGGTTTCTGGAGATAA
- the nuoH gene encoding NADH-quinone oxidoreductase subunit NuoH, giving the protein MDLSWLTAVLLLIIFSLVLLILALLHVAYLTYAERKIIARMQQRLGPNRVGPRGLLQPIADVLKLIQKEDIVHPHVDRPLFAIAPLVSLVCAATGLSLIPLWDRFVLSNFNVGLLFILALSSLSAYGVILSGWASNSRYAFLGALRASAQVISYEIAMSLALLSIVLMAGSFNLQEIVKAQVASPFKINLIPQIVAFFVFMISAIAETNRVPFDLPEAETELVAGYFTEYSGIRFALFYLAEYYGMVVMSALAVTCFLGGYAGPFEVPGLPFFWFLLKLYVLLFFYIWVRATLPRYRYDQLMSLGWKILIPLALVNLFVTAFIKLMF; this is encoded by the coding sequence ATGGATTTATCTTGGCTTACTGCTGTTCTTCTATTGATAATATTTTCCTTAGTCCTTCTTATATTAGCTCTCCTACATGTGGCCTATCTAACTTATGCAGAGAGAAAAATTATTGCAAGAATGCAGCAAAGACTTGGGCCAAACCGAGTTGGCCCCCGGGGACTACTCCAGCCTATAGCAGATGTTCTGAAACTTATTCAGAAGGAAGATATTGTTCATCCTCATGTTGATAGGCCTCTTTTTGCCATAGCTCCTCTTGTCTCCTTAGTATGTGCTGCAACAGGGCTTTCTTTAATACCTCTCTGGGATAGATTTGTCCTGAGTAATTTCAATGTAGGTCTCCTTTTTATTTTGGCCTTAAGTTCATTGAGTGCTTATGGGGTTATTCTTTCTGGTTGGGCATCAAATTCAAGGTATGCCTTTCTTGGTGCTTTAAGAGCCAGTGCTCAGGTAATAAGTTATGAGATAGCTATGTCCTTAGCACTTTTGTCAATAGTTCTTATGGCTGGGTCCTTTAATCTTCAGGAGATTGTGAAGGCTCAAGTAGCAAGCCCCTTTAAAATTAATCTTATCCCTCAAATAGTAGCCTTTTTTGTTTTTATGATCTCAGCTATTGCAGAAACTAATCGGGTGCCCTTTGATTTACCTGAAGCTGAGACTGAACTTGTTGCAGGATATTTTACTGAGTATAGCGGGATTCGTTTTGCCCTCTTCTATTTAGCTGAATATTACGGGATGGTTGTAATGAGTGCCCTTGCAGTAACATGTTTTCTGGGTGGTTATGCAGGGCCTTTTGAGGTGCCAGGGCTTCCCTTCTTTTGGTTTCTATTGAAACTCTATGTCCTACTTTTCTTTTATATCTGGGTCAGGGCTACCCTTCCCCGTTATAGATACGACCAGCTGATGAGTCTTGGCTGGAAAATACTTATTCCTCTTGCCCTTGTAAATCTCTTTGTAACTGCCTTTATAAAACTAATGTTTTGA
- a CDS encoding phosphoglycerate kinase, which yields MKTIKDFNLKGKKVFIRVDFNVPMDRGKILDDTRIIEALPTIQYALNSGARVFLCSHLGRPKGKRLPEFSLRPVYEYLKERLKAPVYFLEDLSGERVEKILAELKNSEVVLLENIRFYEGETKNDPELAKVLASLADVYINDAFSVCHRAHASVVGVAELVKERGIGFLTEKELKYLNRIVGKPERPFYAIVGGSKVSTKIGVLKNLLNKIDKLIIGGAMANTFLSAIGYKVGASFVEEDYLETAREILKEAKEQDVKIYLPVDAVVEREGEPYLVTLDEIEEGDKIYDIGEETVGLFSSALEGAKTVIWNGPLGFFEKEPFDLGTIALARAVATLSGVTVAGGGDTLSALKKAGVTYAFSHTSTAGGAFLEYLEGKDLPGLGVLK from the coding sequence ATGAAAACCATAAAAGATTTTAACCTAAAGGGAAAGAAGGTTTTTATAAGAGTTGATTTCAATGTCCCTATGGATAGGGGGAAAATTCTTGATGACACAAGGATTATTGAAGCCCTCCCTACCATTCAATATGCCCTTAATTCGGGAGCAAGGGTTTTTCTTTGTTCCCATCTTGGAAGACCCAAAGGTAAAAGATTGCCTGAGTTTTCATTAAGGCCTGTCTACGAGTATTTAAAGGAAAGACTTAAGGCCCCTGTCTATTTTTTGGAGGATCTTTCAGGAGAGAGAGTTGAGAAGATTTTAGCTGAGCTTAAAAATAGCGAGGTTGTTCTTCTTGAAAATATAAGATTTTATGAAGGGGAAACCAAAAATGACCCCGAGCTTGCCAAAGTTTTAGCTTCATTAGCTGATGTCTATATTAATGATGCCTTTTCCGTCTGTCACAGAGCCCACGCCTCAGTGGTCGGAGTGGCAGAGTTGGTGAAGGAAAGGGGGATTGGGTTTCTTACGGAGAAAGAACTTAAATATCTTAATAGAATTGTGGGTAAGCCTGAAAGACCATTTTATGCTATTGTGGGAGGAAGCAAGGTTTCAACAAAGATAGGGGTTCTTAAAAATCTCTTGAATAAGATTGATAAACTCATTATCGGAGGAGCTATGGCTAATACCTTTCTTTCTGCCATCGGATATAAGGTGGGGGCCTCTTTTGTAGAAGAGGACTATCTTGAGACAGCTCGGGAGATTCTTAAGGAGGCCAAAGAGCAGGATGTGAAAATCTATTTGCCTGTGGATGCGGTTGTGGAAAGAGAGGGAGAGCCCTATCTTGTTACTCTGGATGAGATTGAGGAGGGAGATAAAATTTATGATATAGGGGAAGAAACAGTTGGTCTATTTTCTTCTGCCCTTGAGGGTGCTAAGACCGTTATCTGGAATGGGCCGCTTGGCTTTTTTGAAAAAGAGCCCTTTGATCTTGGAACTATTGCCTTAGCAAGGGCAGTGGCTACCCTCTCAGGAGTGACAGTAGCAGGAGGAGGTGACACCCTTTCTGCTCTAAAAAAGGCAGGAGTAACCTATGCCTTTTCTCATACCTCAACTGCAGGGGGAGCCTTCCTTGAATACTTGGAGGGAAAAGACTTGCCTGGTCTTGGGGTTTTAAAATAG
- a CDS encoding FtsB family cell division protein, with translation MPKPSQIIIKPYSKRKKKKRLRRILLGMLTVLVFVILTIYIFLSWLIKKEGKELEKLRSENQILKTEIKKFQSSDLAYEEFLRVKMGYIKNGEKVIQYK, from the coding sequence ATGCCCAAGCCATCTCAAATTATTATAAAACCCTATTCCAAGAGAAAAAAGAAAAAAAGACTTAGAAGAATTCTTTTAGGCATGCTCACTGTTCTGGTCTTTGTTATCCTTACTATTTATATATTTTTAAGCTGGCTTATTAAAAAGGAAGGAAAGGAACTTGAAAAACTTAGATCTGAAAATCAGATTCTTAAAACAGAGATTAAAAAATTCCAGAGTTCAGACCTTGCTTATGAGGAATTTCTCAGAGTTAAAATGGGTTACATCAAGAATGGGGAAAAGGTCATTCAATATAAATAA
- a CDS encoding NADH-quinone oxidoreductase subunit J family protein, whose protein sequence is MNWDILIFLYLALAMSISSLLAVVSRNPVHAVLWVLVMILHQAFLLYTLGSEFLTAVQIIVYAGAVLVLFLFVVYMINLRKEERWRIFIQRSSLGLIVFLVFVVLFFKNLAFLTALSPSFQAALPMDLNQGTNLWWMARYLYSHYLFQFEIIGVILLVAVLGAVFLLRKLKEVA, encoded by the coding sequence ATGAACTGGGATATTTTGATTTTTCTATATTTAGCCTTGGCCATGAGCATTTCAAGTTTGCTGGCAGTTGTATCCAGAAATCCCGTGCATGCGGTCTTATGGGTCTTAGTGATGATTCTCCATCAGGCCTTTTTGCTCTATACCCTTGGCTCTGAATTTCTTACTGCTGTTCAGATTATCGTTTATGCTGGGGCAGTGCTTGTGCTTTTTCTTTTTGTGGTTTACATGATAAATCTGCGTAAAGAGGAAAGATGGAGGATTTTTATCCAGAGATCTTCTCTTGGCTTAATTGTCTTCTTAGTTTTTGTAGTTCTCTTTTTTAAAAATCTTGCCTTTCTTACAGCCCTGAGTCCTTCCTTTCAGGCTGCCTTACCAATGGATCTTAATCAAGGGACAAATCTCTGGTGGATGGCAAGATACCTTTATTCCCATTATCTATTCCAGTTTGAAATCATTGGGGTGATTCTTTTGGTGGCAGTGCTTGGGGCTGTTTTTTTGTTAAGAAAATTAAAGGAGGTTGCTTAA
- a CDS encoding CoA-binding protein, whose product MECPLPDYSNVPPDILEIPRTYKRLVIVGASPKPERPSYMVMEYLLKEGFDVIPVNPAHKEILGKTTYPDLESLPTDFKPEVIIIFRRSEEVLPIVERAIKLNPRVIWMQEGIANEEAKALAEAHGIKVVMNRCFKKVHKLSQWSS is encoded by the coding sequence ATGGAATGTCCTCTTCCTGATTATTCCAATGTCCCTCCAGATATTCTTGAGATTCCAAGGACTTATAAGAGACTTGTAATAGTTGGAGCAAGCCCTAAACCTGAACGGCCAAGTTATATGGTTATGGAATATCTCCTTAAAGAGGGCTTTGATGTAATTCCTGTTAATCCAGCCCACAAAGAGATTCTTGGAAAAACCACTTATCCTGATCTGGAAAGTCTGCCTACAGATTTTAAACCTGAGGTAATTATTATCTTCAGAAGAAGTGAAGAGGTCTTACCTATTGTAGAAAGGGCCATTAAACTTAATCCTCGTGTAATCTGGATGCAAGAAGGAATTGCCAATGAGGAGGCTAAGGCCTTAGCTGAAGCCCATGGCATAAAGGTGGTGATGAACAGGTGTTTTAAAAAGGTGCATAAACTTAGTCAATGGAGCTCATAA
- a CDS encoding NADH-quinone oxidoreductase subunit C, with translation MEDFLKELKERFEKFILRVEEKDAPILVVKREGFLEVVKALREEGYNHLIDLCGVDFLNFKPEKKDERFEVVYHFYSIEKRALLRVKVPIPENDCWQYSLAPLWKTANWFERECFDMFGIKFKGHPDLRRLLMPEDWEGYPLRKDYPLFLEEEKEWKVYKELKARAKGAKA, from the coding sequence ATGGAAGATTTTTTGAAAGAGCTTAAAGAAAGGTTTGAAAAATTTATCTTAAGGGTTGAAGAAAAGGATGCTCCAATTTTAGTTGTTAAAAGAGAGGGCTTTCTTGAGGTAGTAAAGGCTTTGCGGGAAGAGGGTTATAATCATCTTATTGATCTTTGTGGGGTTGATTTTCTGAATTTTAAACCTGAAAAGAAGGATGAGCGCTTTGAGGTGGTATATCATTTTTATAGCATAGAGAAAAGAGCCCTTTTGCGAGTAAAAGTTCCCATTCCTGAGAATGACTGTTGGCAATATAGCTTAGCTCCTCTTTGGAAGACCGCTAACTGGTTTGAAAGGGAATGTTTTGATATGTTTGGGATTAAATTTAAAGGACATCCAGATCTCAGGCGACTTCTCATGCCTGAGGATTGGGAAGGGTATCCATTACGCAAGGACTATCCTCTTTTTCTTGAGGAAGAAAAGGAGTGGAAGGTCTATAAGGAGCTTAAGGCAAGGGCTAAAGGAGCCAAGGCATGA
- the nuoK gene encoding NADH-quinone oxidoreductase subunit NuoK — protein MVPFNYYVILSLLLFLIGLLGVLFRRNLIILLVSLEIMMNALIILFAGISHYTKDVTGYLIVFFLIGMAAAEAGVGLSLVVLLYKKLKKVYADEINYFRG, from the coding sequence GTGGTTCCCTTTAATTATTATGTGATTTTGAGTCTTTTGCTCTTTCTGATAGGGCTCCTTGGAGTCCTTTTTAGGCGAAATCTCATTATATTACTTGTCTCTTTAGAAATCATGATGAATGCCTTGATTATCCTTTTTGCAGGTATTTCTCATTATACCAAAGATGTTACAGGTTATTTAATTGTTTTTTTTCTAATAGGTATGGCGGCAGCAGAGGCTGGAGTTGGGCTCTCTTTAGTGGTTCTTCTTTACAAGAAATTAAAAAAGGTATATGCAGACGAAATAAATTACTTCAGAGGTTAG
- the ribH gene encoding 6,7-dimethyl-8-ribityllumazine synthase: MFKCQIVEGYFEGQDLNLAIVVSRFNVFITQKLLEGAIDVLRRHQVSEENIYIAWVPGAFEIPLVAKKLARSQRFDAVICLGAIIRGATPHFDYVAAEASKGIAQVMLETEVPVIFGILTTDTIEQAIERAGTKAGNKGAEAAFTALEVANLLKRISKL; encoded by the coding sequence ATGTTTAAGTGTCAGATAGTTGAAGGCTATTTTGAGGGGCAAGACCTTAATTTAGCCATAGTGGTAAGCAGATTTAATGTCTTTATCACTCAAAAACTTCTGGAGGGGGCTATCGATGTCTTAAGAAGACATCAAGTCTCTGAGGAAAACATTTATATTGCCTGGGTGCCAGGGGCCTTTGAGATACCTCTTGTAGCCAAAAAACTTGCAAGAAGCCAAAGGTTTGATGCGGTAATTTGTCTTGGGGCAATTATTCGGGGGGCAACTCCTCATTTTGATTATGTGGCAGCTGAGGCCTCCAAAGGTATTGCTCAGGTCATGCTTGAAACAGAAGTGCCGGTTATTTTTGGAATTTTAACTACGGACACCATTGAGCAAGCTATTGAAAGAGCTGGAACTAAGGCAGGTAATAAAGGGGCTGAAGCTGCCTTTACTGCTCTTGAGGTAGCTAACCTTTTAAAAAGAATTTCCAAACTCTAA
- a CDS encoding 4Fe-4S dicluster domain-containing protein, whose product MTYTIVHIIEKCTGCEECVKACAEGHEGLSNCRIFKVGPKFAYFACLQCKKPQCASACPVAALIRKGEVVAFYKDLCVGCKNCVEACPWGVPRFNFNTGTVEKCDLCIARMEKGEKPYCVSACPNEALEIKETTAKE is encoded by the coding sequence ATGACTTACACCATTGTTCATATCATTGAGAAGTGCACAGGTTGTGAGGAATGTGTTAAGGCCTGTGCAGAGGGGCATGAGGGCCTTTCCAATTGTCGTATCTTTAAAGTAGGGCCTAAGTTTGCCTATTTTGCCTGTTTACAGTGTAAAAAACCTCAGTGTGCCTCAGCCTGTCCGGTTGCAGCCCTTATCCGTAAAGGAGAGGTGGTTGCCTTTTATAAGGATCTTTGTGTGGGCTGTAAAAATTGTGTAGAGGCTTGTCCCTGGGGTGTTCCGAGATTTAATTTCAATACCGGGACTGTAGAAAAGTGTGATCTTTGTATAGCCAGAATGGAAAAGGGTGAAAAGCCCTATTGTGTATCTGCCTGTCCTAATGAAGCCCTTGAAATAAAAGAAACCACCGCAAAGGAGTAA
- the nuoI gene encoding NADH-quinone oxidoreductase subunit NuoI — protein sequence MKLLEKILLIEIWKGLLLTLKKLLLDKPVTIQYPEKDKVIPAPGFRGRHALVRDPQSGDTLCIACMRCARVCPSQCIYIEYEIDAETKKRKVKRYDIEALRCVYCGYCEEVCPVNAVVLTEYFEYAGYSRDEVYFDKDRLLKNWDEFIATQKRPYLNPFWKPRGLPEKYLPVRKRNFTGV from the coding sequence ATGAAACTGCTTGAAAAGATTTTACTTATTGAGATCTGGAAGGGACTCCTTTTAACCCTTAAAAAGCTTCTTCTGGATAAACCAGTTACCATCCAATATCCTGAAAAAGATAAGGTTATTCCAGCTCCTGGGTTCAGGGGAAGACATGCCCTTGTTAGAGACCCTCAGAGTGGGGATACCCTCTGTATAGCCTGTATGAGATGTGCCAGGGTCTGTCCCTCTCAATGTATATATATTGAGTATGAAATAGATGCTGAGACTAAAAAAAGAAAAGTAAAGAGATACGATATTGAGGCCTTAAGGTGCGTCTACTGTGGCTATTGTGAAGAGGTCTGTCCTGTAAATGCCGTTGTCCTGACCGAGTATTTTGAATATGCCGGTTATTCCCGAGATGAGGTCTATTTTGATAAGGATAGGCTTCTTAAGAACTGGGATGAATTTATTGCAACCCAGAAGAGACCGTATCTTAACCCCTTCTGGAAACCAAGGGGTCTTCCTGAAAAATATCTGCCTGTTAGAAAGAGAAACTTTACAGGGGTTTAG
- a CDS encoding NADH-quinone oxidoreductase subunit A, producing the protein MGTMLPFLIFAGLVLIIGLAMLLGNKILSVKRPTPEKLIPYECGIDPSGDTKVPFRVKFYLIALIFLIFDVEVVFIYPWAVVFEELAWFGFVEIAIFVILLLGAYLYALNEGALQWE; encoded by the coding sequence ATGGGAACCATGCTTCCCTTTTTGATTTTTGCAGGGCTTGTTTTGATAATAGGCCTTGCCATGCTTCTTGGCAATAAGATTCTCTCTGTTAAAAGACCAACACCTGAAAAACTGATCCCCTATGAATGCGGAATAGACCCTTCTGGGGATACCAAGGTTCCCTTTAGAGTAAAATTTTATCTCATTGCTTTAATATTTCTCATCTTTGATGTAGAAGTTGTTTTTATTTATCCCTGGGCTGTTGTCTTTGAAGAGCTTGCTTGGTTTGGTTTTGTTGAAATAGCCATATTTGTGATCTTGCTATTAGGAGCCTATCTTTATGCTTTAAATGAAGGAGCGCTTCAATGGGAATAG
- a CDS encoding NADH-quinone oxidoreductase subunit D, whose translation MSTALIEVTSKQKDSNYWEEPFYINMGPQHPSTHGVLRLVLELDGETIVNCDPRIGYLHRGVEKLSENLNYNQTITLSDRLDYIASAANNTVFCLAFEKLFGLEVPRRAKLLRTIVNEMARISSHLLWLATHALDIGAMTVFLYCFRDREWLLNIFEKICGARLTHTYVRVGGVRQDFTQEIIDDLYRFTEEFPSRILEYETLIDVNRIWLKRTKDIAVVSVEEAINLGLTGPVLRGSGIPYDVRKFRPYDSYSEVEFEVPTGERGDTYDRYRVRMIELRQSNWIIKQCLDKLSETEGESILAEGSPDLLIPEKVKEPEPKPHPKKGFIFTGKDIGALPPGEAFASIESPKGELAVYVVSDGTNKPWRLRIRTPSFVHISAIPALTKGHLIADLIAIIGTLDVVLGDCDR comes from the coding sequence ATGAGCACTGCTTTAATTGAAGTTACTTCAAAACAAAAAGACAGTAATTACTGGGAAGAACCCTTTTATATAAATATGGGGCCTCAGCATCCCTCAACCCATGGGGTTCTTAGGCTTGTTCTTGAGCTGGACGGAGAAACTATCGTTAATTGCGATCCTCGTATCGGATATCTTCATAGAGGAGTGGAGAAACTCAGTGAGAATTTAAACTATAATCAAACTATAACTCTAAGTGACCGTTTAGACTACATTGCATCTGCAGCCAATAATACAGTCTTTTGCCTTGCCTTTGAAAAACTCTTTGGTCTTGAGGTTCCAAGGAGAGCCAAGCTTTTACGAACTATTGTTAACGAAATGGCAAGGATCTCAAGCCATCTTTTGTGGTTAGCAACCCATGCCCTTGATATTGGGGCCATGACAGTCTTTCTTTATTGTTTTAGAGACCGTGAGTGGCTTTTAAATATCTTTGAAAAGATCTGTGGAGCAAGGCTCACACATACATATGTGCGTGTTGGAGGAGTAAGGCAGGACTTTACTCAGGAAATTATAGATGACCTTTATAGATTTACTGAGGAGTTTCCTTCTCGCATCCTTGAGTATGAGACCCTGATTGATGTCAATAGAATCTGGCTTAAAAGAACCAAAGATATAGCGGTTGTCTCAGTAGAGGAGGCGATAAATCTTGGTCTTACAGGCCCGGTTCTTAGAGGCTCAGGGATACCTTATGATGTAAGGAAATTTAGGCCTTATGATAGCTATTCTGAAGTAGAATTTGAAGTTCCAACAGGAGAGAGAGGAGATACCTACGATAGATACCGTGTAAGAATGATAGAGTTAAGACAATCTAACTGGATAATAAAGCAGTGCTTAGATAAGCTTTCTGAAACAGAGGGAGAGTCCATTCTGGCTGAGGGATCGCCTGACCTTCTTATTCCAGAAAAGGTTAAAGAGCCTGAACCAAAGCCCCATCCCAAAAAAGGCTTTATCTTTACAGGAAAAGATATTGGAGCTTTACCTCCTGGAGAAGCTTTTGCAAGTATTGAATCTCCCAAAGGTGAGCTTGCAGTTTATGTAGTTAGTGATGGAACTAATAAGCCCTGGAGGCTTAGAATTAGGACTCCATCTTTTGTGCATATTTCAGCCATTCCTGCCCTTACTAAGGGGCATTTGATTGCAGACCTGATAGCTATTATTGGGACCTTAGATGTAGTTTTAGGTGATTGTGATAGATAG